The Candidatus Eisenbacteria bacterium genome includes the window TACCCTCTCCCCGAGGGGAGAGGGAGAATGTCCCTCTGACCCTATCCTCTCCCCTTCAAAAGGGGAGAGGGAGAATGTCCCGTCTCACCCTACCTCCCCTTCTAGGGGGAGAGAGGTGTATGCAGAGCCCCAATTGAATTAAGTCATGTGTCCCCGAATTGGAGTTCCATGATGAAAGAGAGTGGAGTGCTTCAGACAATATGTGACCTCTTTTCGAGAGGGGACACGACCCGGCGCTTTCTGGAAGCGGTCAGCGGCAGAGAGAACAGCCTCAAAACGGCCGGGCTTTGCGGCTCTTCCAAGCACATCCTGCTCTCGCTCATTCCAAAGGACATTCCCCTTCTTATTGTCTGCGAAGATAGCGACAGAGCTGAAGAGGCGCTGGAAGACCTGACGTCAATTCTACCGTCTGAAGAGATCCTCTACCTCTGCGATCCGCACGCAACTCCATACGAAAGAAGGCGGCCTCAGACCGCTCTGCTTGGTGCGAAGATTGAATCCCTGTGTGCTCTCGCCACTGGAACGCGGGCGAATAGGATTGTAACGACTGCCTCGGCGCTCATGCGCAAGGTGCCTTCGAAAGAACTCATGGCCAGGGCCATTCTCCCGCTCAGGAAAGGCGAAGAGATCTCTCTGGGTGAAGTAATCGTCGCGATGACCTATTCGGGATATAGGCAGACAGCTGTCGTTACCGATTGTGGGGAGTTCTCGAGAAGGGGCGGGATTGTTGACATATTCTCATTCGGTAGAAAGGACCCTGTCAGGATAGAGCTTGACGGAGAAATCATACGGTCGATGAGGGAATTTGACGTTGAGACGCAAAGATCGAAAGGCGAGCTTGAGGAAGCGAGCATCCTGCCCGCCATGGAGATGCTGCTTAATCCCGAAATCGAGGAGCGCGCCCTCTCCAGAGCTCTCTCGAAAGTCGAGGATGAGGAAAAGAAGGCTCTCTTGAAGTCGCTTATGGGAGGCGACCTCTTCTTTGACGGCATGGAGCGGCTTGCAGGCTTCTACGAGCAGGAGCTTTCGTGCGCCCTGGACTACTTTCCCGGGAACACGATCGTTTTCCTCGATGAAGCCAGAAGGGTCAGAGATGAAGCGGAAAGACTGAGAGGAGAGATCGAGAGCTCCTACGAAATATCCCGGGAGAACTTCCCGGTAGTCTCTCCGCCCAATGAACTTTTTCTTACTCCGGAAGAGCTCGCTCAGTGGATTGGAAAAATGCGGGTGGTTGAAAATGAAACTCTGAAGCTGAAAGAAGCCGGTCTTGACGAGAAGATATTCGCGTTTCAGACATCGGAGCAGGAACCTACTGGAAAGGCATTTGACCTCCTGAGGGCTCACATCAAGGAGCTGGAAGCCGGCGGATTCACGACCTTCATTCTCTCCGACACAAAAGAGCAGGCAGAGAGACTCGCGGAAGTCCTCGAAGATGAGAGCTACGAGCCCGGCGTTGACTTTCTCTCCAGGGGTTTCACGTACCCCGAAGCAAAGCTTGCTGTCCTTACTCACAGGCAGATTCTTTCCTACGAGAGGCGAAGAACGAGGCGAAGGAAGTACGGCCGGGGGCTTTCTCTTGAAGAGCTCGGCGCGCTGGATATCGGGGATTATGTCGTTCACGTTGATCATGGGATTGGCATCTACAGGGGCATGAAGAGAATCAAGGGCACGGGCTACGAAACGGACTGCGTTCAGATTGACTACCGCGATGGAGACAAGCTCTTTGTGCCGGTGCACCAGCTCGATCTGGTTGAGAAATACAAGGCCGAAGAGGGTGCCATTGCCGCGCTTTCGAAACTTGGAGGCAAGCAGTGGCTCAAGACCAAGGAAAGAGCGAAGAGGGCGATAAAAGACATGGCCCGCGAGATCATCGAGACTCATGCGCTGAGGAAGTCCATGCCCGGACATGCGTTCCTGCCCGATTCGCTCTGGCAGAAGGAGCTCGAGAGCTCATTTATCCACGAGGAGACTCCCGACCAGCTGGTCTGCGTAAGTGAAGTGAAGAAGGACATGGAATCCCCGAGGTCGATGGACAGACTCGTGTGCGGTGATGTCGGCTATGGGAAAACGGAAGTAGCTGTCAGGGCTGCCTTCAAAGCAGTGACGGGTGGGAAGCAAGTCGCAGTGCTCGTTCCGACAACGGTGCTCGCAGCCCAGCATTACTCGACCTTTTCAGAAAGACTGAAGGGGTATCCGGTAACAGTCGAGGTCTTGAGCCGGTTCAGAAGCAAGAAGGATCAGACGGAAATCCTGAAGAACCTCAAGGCGGGGACGGTTGACATTGTCATCGGAACACACAAGCTGATTCAAAAAGAGGTCGCCTTCAAAGATCTGGGCCTGATAATTGTGGATGAAGAGCAGCGTTTCGGTGTAAGGCACAAAGAGAGAATGAAATCGTTCAAGAAGCTTGCAGATCTACTCACTCTTACTGCCACGCCCATCCCGAGGACACTCCACATGTCCCTTTCCGGCGCAATGGACATATCTATCATAAACACGCCTCCAAAGGACAGGCTGCCCGTCAAGACGGAGATAGCGGAGTTTGACGAAGAGCTTATCGCCGATGCTCTCCTGGATGAAGCCGAAAGGGGCGGTCAGTCATTCTTCGTGCACAACCGGGTGGAGACCATCGATGCAATGACCTCCCTGCTGAGGAGAAGGGTCCCGCAGCTCACGTTTGGAGTTGCACATGGACAAATGGAGGCATCGAGGCTTGAGCGAACCATGGTTGAGTTCCTTGACAGGAAGTACGACGTGCTTGTCTCGACGATGATTATCGAGTCCGGGCTCGATATTCCTTCAGTAAACACACTGCTCGTAAACAGGGCAGATACATTTGGACTCTCGCAGCTCTACCAATTGAGAGGAAGGGTTGGAAGGTCTTCAGAGAAGGCGTATGCCTATTTTTTCGTGTCCGGGGAGAAAACGCTTACAAGGGA containing:
- the mfd gene encoding transcription-repair coupling factor, with product MKESGVLQTICDLFSRGDTTRRFLEAVSGRENSLKTAGLCGSSKHILLSLIPKDIPLLIVCEDSDRAEEALEDLTSILPSEEILYLCDPHATPYERRRPQTALLGAKIESLCALATGTRANRIVTTASALMRKVPSKELMARAILPLRKGEEISLGEVIVAMTYSGYRQTAVVTDCGEFSRRGGIVDIFSFGRKDPVRIELDGEIIRSMREFDVETQRSKGELEEASILPAMEMLLNPEIEERALSRALSKVEDEEKKALLKSLMGGDLFFDGMERLAGFYEQELSCALDYFPGNTIVFLDEARRVRDEAERLRGEIESSYEISRENFPVVSPPNELFLTPEELAQWIGKMRVVENETLKLKEAGLDEKIFAFQTSEQEPTGKAFDLLRAHIKELEAGGFTTFILSDTKEQAERLAEVLEDESYEPGVDFLSRGFTYPEAKLAVLTHRQILSYERRRTRRRKYGRGLSLEELGALDIGDYVVHVDHGIGIYRGMKRIKGTGYETDCVQIDYRDGDKLFVPVHQLDLVEKYKAEEGAIAALSKLGGKQWLKTKERAKRAIKDMAREIIETHALRKSMPGHAFLPDSLWQKELESSFIHEETPDQLVCVSEVKKDMESPRSMDRLVCGDVGYGKTEVAVRAAFKAVTGGKQVAVLVPTTVLAAQHYSTFSERLKGYPVTVEVLSRFRSKKDQTEILKNLKAGTVDIVIGTHKLIQKEVAFKDLGLIIVDEEQRFGVRHKERMKSFKKLADLLTLTATPIPRTLHMSLSGAMDISIINTPPKDRLPVKTEIAEFDEELIADALLDEAERGGQSFFVHNRVETIDAMTSLLRRRVPQLTFGVAHGQMEASRLERTMVEFLDRKYDVLVSTMIIESGLDIPSVNTLLVNRADTFGLSQLYQLRGRVGRSSEKAYAYFFVSGEKTLTREAARRLSAIEEFDELGSGFKLAMRDLEIRGAGNVLGPQQHGFMLSVGFDLYMKLLEEGVAEIKGIPLEKKLEPKIVTDLDVYLPEEYVSDGSQRISIYKRLAGTDTEDEVNSLLLELVDRFGPLPQATASLFELRSLRILAAKANVPFLSVRKEKVELELGKALAKSELKTFLDSIDFPIGFSSGVTMGIKAAKVEGNPCSFARKLLLALPVYGSVPGGAA